Within the Glycine soja cultivar W05 chromosome 3, ASM419377v2, whole genome shotgun sequence genome, the region ACTAAatctattattttcatttcgtgATCAATTATTGCGAAAAATATTCTTATCCATTTACAAATTAACTCCAAAAACAGTTTGTACCGGAAAAACATTGTGCCATTTTTTCAAGAATGTCAACAATATTGCATATACTAGAGGCTTTCAAATTGCATACAATTCTCCTTTTTCTATCCCTACAATATccttaattgtttgaaaaatattacactAACACCCATGTACTAAcaccttaattatttaaaaaatattacatcgaATACCACAATAAAGAAGGTTGTAAACGTTAAGAAAACAGGATGCTTACGTACTATTTGGAAAAATCTAAGAGGGTGTAAGTATAATATactcaataaaaaagaaaacaatagtaATTGAGGAAAAGCTTACACGTAGCCAGTTTGTGCTTAGATTAGTAAATAGTCCCAATTgattgattatatattttacttgagAATAATTTTGTGTTACCACGAAGAATTTAATAGCTTCAAAAACGCACTATCATGGTGCCATGATTAAGCAATTAGACAACCAAAGGGGTCGTGGTGAGAAATAGGAGCTGCTAAAGAATTGATCACATGTACCACAGCAGATAACAATACACTTCCCATGATACAAATTTGTCCACTTGTCTATGATTGCTATGGCTGATACAAGTACCTATTTTTTGACCACACATTCCAAATTTGTAGGAGCAATACATGACAATAAGACAACAAATTGGTTTTTCCACATCATCGCACATATTTCTTGTTGCTTTCTACAATTGATCTCATTTTGGAGAACTTGGCCATCACTCAGGTCACGTCCTCTTCAACAGGAAACCCAAGATGAGTCCAATGATGCCAACAAGAACTACGTAAATGAATGGTACACCGCCGCGGCTTCTGCCGGCATCACGCCTCAAAAGCTCCTGCACACAAAAGATTCCAAACCAATCCATTATTTTCCATGAGAATAATAATTGCATGTGATGTATTTATTGACTTCTTCATCAAACATTTAACCATCATGGCAAGTAATGACTACAGTTTtacttcaaaaaagaaaaagtaatgaCTAAAGTTTGACTGCACTACTAGTACTCTAATGAAAAATGATCTAGGATGCGTTTGTTTTAAAGTTGAGTAGAATTAGTTGAATGTAATTGGTGATGTGAACTGAGCTTAAACCCAGATTGGTCTTAAAGCCCAACTCATCATCTCTTTACTCATCCCACACACCTAGTTTTGACCAAAGTCAACACTAGGAGTACACACCCAAAGTAACGTATATTCACCCATAAGGGGCCTTGGGCCCTATGCTAAGGATTCTTGCTCAGATCTAACACCTATACATACACCACCACCATCATGATGAAAGATATACATTTGTTACATCTCGTCATTACTAACTCAAGGGTCAGAATGTCTTTTGCAAGTATACATTGCTCGTATACTTTAGAGAAACCAGAGTCTCAATTGAAATTAGAGTTCAGACGATCAAGAATTCAGTTCAATCAAGTCAACAATCAGTTTGGACCAGACAACATTCTAGCCTGAATTCATCACCTCATCCACTCAGGACAAAACAATTGGGAATTTGGGATACGTGCCTAGATTAACTTCAACCACAAATTTACATTGGTGCATGTGGCACGGTAGAAAGAATTGATTGTATGTGTTAGCCAAACAGGCATCTAGTCTGAGGAGTAAAAATGAATCTGAAGTGATCAGAAAAGCAGAACATAGAACCAAGAAGAGTGTGAATTTAGAGTGCAAGACTATCATGGCTTCTAATTTAGCagtcaaaagattcaaaacaTGTTAGGCATCAAACAAGTCCCACCTTCCTGGTATGATTTCAGTGGGAAGGGTCACCATAGGAATACTACAACAAGCCATCTAAACAATTCTCCTTTCTATTTCTATGATAGGTGATAAAATAGCTAGGCATATAAAACTACATGCGAAATAAGGTGATTGATTAAGGATGTAGAGAATTTCAGGATGTCCATTGGTTTGTGAGGGTTGATTTTCAAACCATCCAACAACCATACTAATATACTCAGTTTAGCAAAATGAATAGTAGACTAAGCCTATGGATATGGCTAACATGAAACTGAACCAAAAGCTTTCAAGAATCGGCACAGTAGCATATGTTTGTTCAGTTTACTATTTCTTTTGatctgaaaataaaattaaaaattagtttagaaGCAGCAAACAGAACAGGTTCCTTTCAGTTTCCCTGCCTCTATTTTCCTGATCCTTAATCACTCAAAATCAGCCAAGATTTTAAGATATTCAGATACACTTTGATTCATGAACACATGACTAAGATGAACTCCTCTTTCCCAAACTGTAAATTCAGACATAATGAGAAGGATATTGAACTCAGTTCATCCTAATAAATGCATAACATAACATGTGAACAATCAAGATCTATAGGAAGTAGGAAGTAGAAACATTCAACATAACACATGTATAAACAtgcttaaaagatttttttttcagaatgaATTCCACACCAGTTCTTGCTGAAGTCTTCTGTTTTGCTCAACAATAGAATTCCTCTCCTCAGTTACCTTGGAAATAAGAGCTCTTGCctgaaacaaaaataagttcAAAATGAGCaccatttttctttaattaattattattaatatatcacTAAGAGTGATCATGAGCTCTTCTTTGAGGCAGTTGAGACAACTGCTTCAATCGGGTTACCAGCAAATttcttcaaataataaaattttcaatgcaaATGAATGACTCGACTCAATCCACTTCAAACAGTTTATCATCAGGAGCATTTCCAAACAACatgcttaaataaaaaataaatgaaatcacAGTACATCGAGGCtatgaagaaaaaattactgagaaaaGGCCAAAACAGTAATATAAATCGATGCATAGACTTGAAAGCTTAGAAATTTATGTGtttcaaaaacatttgaaaagtAATTCCAACctccaaaaattaaattagagttATCATGATATTTGAATTCTCTACAACGACATGCAAACTGGTCCTTCTGGGTTGGGATTAAGAGATGTTATTACATGCATGCTCATGTAGGGGTCAACAACCAACATCAAGCATTAgatttttccaaaattaaaaagtattctGTCACATAGAATAGAATGATAGAAATTATAATGTTAGCcgattttcttttaattgacgaagaaagcaaatcaaagagaaattatatatgtatgtcaCCTCAAAGGAAGCATCCTGATGTTCACCCCGCTCATTGAAAGCTTTTGAAGCCTATAATGCATGTTTatcacaaaaattaattaaccaaaaagatgaaaatttgtttgaaaatatATTGAGAAACCCACTGGTCACTCACCCCTGTGAATTCCGCAGCACTTGAATGCCCATTCTCAGATACAGATGCACGAGGGGATGAATCTTCATCAGATCCTTCTCGAACTGGGGATGGTGGTTGAGGAGGAGCAACATAAACAACTCTCAACTTGCACTCTTCAACATCATGACCAGATTCTTTATTGAACTGTAAAAATGAGCATAGAAAACCATCAACTTAAGCAACATGTCACACATGTATTAATTCTACCAAGAAACAATATAATTTGTTGAATGGATACCATTTCTGGAGTGATATCTTTTGTGGTTGCCCCAGGGCTAGCAACTACACTTTGAAGGAGAAACTTATCCTTGCATTGCATGTCAGGAGGTGCCTCCTTTTGGGCTTGCATTGTCACTGAATGCATAAATAAGACACTAACAGTCAATACATAGAGAAGAAAGTTACTTAACAATATAAGTTCAATAGGCATACACTGtcaatgtaaaattttttagGTATAACTATCGGTATGACTTTAAgtttgttattataaaattcaacaaaCTTACCATGCGGTTTGCGATTGAATTCCACTGTcagtttatatattatttattcaaaaaaaaatattgcacagaaaaaaggggggaaaaacaaaaacaaaaaatctataAGCTATAGCAACACTTAActcaaaaaattacaaatatagaATATTTCACCATATATAACCCACCAAATCCAGTAAAAGATAGATTCTCTTTGCATGCAATTGTGCTTTTGTGTGAAAAAGGGAGAATGAGGGAGGGAAGATAGAAAGATAGAGTGAGAAAAAGAAACCTATGACATCACAAGTAGACCTAGGCATCACAACTCCAGTGTTAGGTCTAACACAATATTTCTTAGGATTTGTTGTCTTGACCTGCAAAACCATGAAGTGCACCCCCAAATCAAAATTACAAGTCtccaaaacacacaaaaattgaAGGGGGAAAAAACGactacaccaaaaaaaaagagaataaaaatgaattataaaacaaacaaaaaaaaactcagaacaaaaaaaaagtgaatcagAAAAGAAACATAAAGAGTAAAATTGGTACCTTGAAAGCCACATAGTTGTCAGTCTTGTTAGACAACTGCAAAGAGCACGAGATCTGCTTCCTCAATTCAACTATTTTCACAAACCCAAAAcccagaaaaattaaaaaaggaagaaacaagAAATTAGAACAAGACCCAGAAACAGAAACCGAATAAAAAAAAccgaaaaattgaattttgaagagAAAAGTGAAAATCTTTATTGAATCTGAATAGGCTCACAGGGAAACTGCAGCTCCTGGGGCTGTATGTGGAGGAGCTCGCCGGAACTCATGGCGGAGGGATGGGCGGGGATCGCCGGAGAGAGAGATCAATGTCGGTTTTCCGGCGAGAGGAAACGGTTATCGTAGGAAGAGAGAGTCGCAATCGCAACAACGTGGGACACTGATTGTCTCTGAtctttggaaaatattttacattttacataCAGAGCATCGAATGGAAGGGTAATTTCGTCATTTCAATGTTCAAAATCATGACCATATTAACTGGTCCCACTCCCATCTTTATGATTTctgttttttagaaaaataaacttaatagTGGGAGACTGAATTGACTCTAATATTCAAAATCATACTAATTGGTCCCATCCTTAtggataatatttaatttttaatctattgTATaccatatattatattttaattataaaatatagataaaaatatattatattttgtttatatcgaaaatattaaaaatatatttgttaaaaaatatagaaaaaacatAGGTAAGAGTTTAATGATAATGTATTTTTAGcgtaaaaacttttttttatagttaatcaataaaaataattattataaaaattaataaaattattatttataattaaatgatagtacataacttattttatcaattagtattatatatatttagcatttttttatttgttaaaatttataaaaaattatataaatttattccttatttgataaaatttatttaaaatttaaaatttattattaataaaaaaatattaaaaatgtatcaattgctaaaaataatgtataaaaaatgtatcaaataatttCTCCCacgtaaataaaaatatgtccaTCATGATGTGCTTTTTTTTACCTGTGTaagtttctttctcttttatttaatttttcttttcaaggttGGTATCATGCTTTGTTggtttgttaaaataaattaaagtatatattcTTTTTGGAAGGTCTGTTTGAATcggctgtttttttttttttggtttactcAAGCAAGTATTTTActgtagttataaaaaaaatgtttgcaaGGTTAACTAAATGAATTagatctttttaaaatattataataccttttttatcttctttttttaatatgaaattttaattaacttccTGTTAACATTAAACgatctaaaataataatttatatttttattttagattatttCTGTGAAGAAATATTAATGAACTTGAACGATCTAGGATAGtgttaaacaatatttttttttacagcagtgttaaacaattttttttgacaGCATAGTTAAACAAATTTGACTCTAATTGTTGGTGTACTTTTGCTATATAAGAATTAATTCGAGTCCAGGAGAACGGAAACCATACcaaaaaaagcaacaaataaaTATTGAGGGTAAAATTTGGCATTGTACCTTAGTACATTATTGGTGGAAGGTATCCATGTGCTTAAATGGATTGTTGATGTTTGCAATTAATAATGATACATTCAATTGGATGCAAGTATTTGTTGGGACACAAACAACTAAACTCATGTCATGTTGAAGGTTCTTATTCAGTTTAAAATGATATTCTTCTAATGGCTTTCTATATATGTTGTGTCACATAATATTTTTGCAATTTAGTTACATAAAACAATTATCCACTTTCTTGTTTGGATGAATTTTATGAGGACAGTGAACTACTAGTACCCACAAGTAGATTCATCTGAGCTTGAAGATAGTGCACTTAGTTGTCCATTGAGTTCTTTCCATGAACATGAACACTCTCATCACTCTCATCACTTTCCttcacatttatttttcatttgaataCTCTCTTCTCATTCTCATGAAGTTGTGAATTTCGGTCTCATGAACAATTTATCTTAATAACATCTTATCTCCatttcaatatattatatttagcatctttattttcaacttgaatttgaataatttttttatcaataatttaaaataacaatatactACGTACGTacaacatatattatttatcataaatctaaaacaataattatactttaaaaagtattaaattattccaaaatttaattataaaacaatttacatatttagaaatatttatttattataaattataaattttagttatataaaataaacatttattttatgcaaTGTATAGGTTAAAATACTTGTTACTTATCTTATATGCAAAGTTTCATCTGAAACTTCTAATAACTTCTAGAagaataatttctaataaaacttattaatatcTTGCTTCTAAACATTTGTGCcctgtcattttatattttctaagtATATTTAAGTGACTAAacgttattttcttatttataagaatcTTCTGATAACAAAGAAGGCATATTGAACAAAAACGTATTAGGAATTTCAATTGCACAAGTTAGACCAAAGTTTGTTAAAGATCACAATTCATCCTCTCTTCTTATGATTATCTCATCAACTTTAATCAATATTGAATTTCAACTTCTTGGGTTAAGCACACTTAATAATATGAGAGGGAAAAAATTAGGAAAAAGTGATGGTCAACACAAATTGACCATAAAGtacttttaataatttcttttaattttaagataaataaatgacatttattttaagtctttaataaataatttaacaattatgtGTTGATGTGCGGTTGTTTAAGCttaataaacaattttaatttagagTCCAAAAATATAAGTgtgttaaattaatatttaaaagaaaaattttatcacctataataattatatttaattcaaacataattgACTCAcgtagaaaatatattattagatgcTATTTACTATGTCTATGTGATTTTATGTTATAAACACACAAGTAATTAACcaatattatatgataaaaaatagtgattttaaattttaaaaggataaaaaatcaaaatttaattatattaaagagacaaaaaaaaatgtataatgaaCAAGTAGGTACTTGTCAAATCAGAATTTGTGGGTGGGTTTAAAATGAAGCAATATGCATTAGCTAAAGCATCCCTGACTTAGCTTTGACTCCTAAATAGAGTGATTTGGCTCCCCACCCCactttatacattaattttctAAAAGGTGCTTTGTGAATTTACATCAAATTTACGATTTTCACCCATAcccttttatatattcaaaacattACTTGCCGAATCAGCGAAATTTCAACATGTAATAGCCAATCAACACCATCACTCTCATATCATAACATTAACATGTTCAAcatgtttaaataatttaaagagtgaatcaaacattttaaaatttttcaagcGAAGTAATGAAATTACAATTTTACCCCCAATTGTAACTCAATGGCATATTAGTCTACACGATTGCCAATGAGTGTGGGATAATTCGGCTCAAATACTTGCAATTCCAAGCAAGAATGCAAGCTTCAAGTTATGTAGAAAGTAGAATATATTCAGAGACACAGTGGGTGTCTATTGGAATTTCATGGAAAATGTTGCAATagatttaatcaaataatggtAAATATAAACATCTTATATAATGTTGGAAATTTTATGTTGGGAAAAACATACCCACTTTGAAACAAAATCCAAAGTCTCTTATCTAATATAGGAAAACACTATAACTTATAGAAATGATATAGTGTTATGAGATCGTGTTGCCTTCACATGTAAAGAACAATATATTTAACAGAGGAATctaatttatgtttgatttttattgtgtgtaaaaaaaatttaaattagagaCAATCATACaccacataaataaaattaatttctgatctaataaattaatagataCCTATAATCTTTCAcccatgataattttttttaaggaaaacacTATCAAATTCAAGTCAGCATATTCAGTAATTTCACTATCATACAAGTTACTCAAAAGTGgaattttcaagaaaatattaGAGCCTTGAAAATAACTGCATGGCGGCTATTGAAAATAACTGCTTgagatatatttaataaaataacatacctGACCTGTTATGTGAGTTGTACATGTCAATAATCACATGCTATCCCTTATATTCAACAACTGTCCTTAATGGTGTTCTCAAATGTGTGGTGTACCTTAGATGCCATCTAATGAATAATGATTTATAAACTTTGTAATCATACCTAAAGAACAttaacttcttttcttttgtcgAAATATATTTGTGTTTATCAAAGTATAATTATCcacatttgataaaaatataattaacaaccgagctattaattaattttccatGAATGATTTAAGGAACCCGCAAGTACTCGGAATGATTTGTATAGTAATATAgtaataatactaaaaattatagcacacaataaatatattaatgacactaaatatattttttaattaaaatgttttaatttaaatttattaattagtgtCATTGAGAtattagttaatatttatttttgtttctttcactACTTAGTCAACATATTTGAGTCGTTGCCCTGTGGTTGTGACAAAattcaatatgaaaaaaaaaatgattgtaaATGCTTTGTACATATTTCAATACCAAATTTGTGATAAAAAAGTTGACAATATAAACAACGATCATTTGAAAAATGATTGTAAATGATACTTTATTCAGTTCTTCAACTAAttgcattaaaataaaatcagaatCAAGTTTCGATTCCTGCTCTAACACAatcatgactttttttttcatccttctTCCCACCACCATTTTATTCTCTCAAATGTTAACATTTTAACATCCTTGGCCCATAGTAAAATAACTAAGTGTGAAGCTTTAGGttcatcaaaaaaaaaaattactattagatttcataaaacaaaaacttttcATATGTTAACAAGAAATCCACCTAtgttaaaaaaagatttattatatttttatcacatttaaaataattttttttctcaaataataatttaattttcacttaTTATTGGATCAGCTTTGTTGATGCTTCTTTGTCCTTCAAAATCACACGTTTACTCATGATGAATGTGATAAGTTCATGTTGCGTTTCTTCGCATCTTGCTTGCTGTTGCTGATGTTGTTTATAGGACCACATAACACAGACAATTGTAAATTGACTTTATTTTCATTCAGTTTcgtattttcttcttcaatattttattattttcctcaCCCACGAAAGCAATGCATTTGATTTTGACCCTGAAGCTTTTccttcttgtttttcttcttcttcttcttttt harbors:
- the LOC114405930 gene encoding vesicle-associated protein 1-2-like, whose translation is MSSGELLHIQPQELQFPFELRKQISCSLQLSNKTDNYVAFKVKTTNPKKYCVRPNTGVVMPRSTCDVIVTMQAQKEAPPDMQCKDKFLLQSVVASPGATTKDITPEMFNKESGHDVEECKLRVVYVAPPQPPSPVREGSDEDSSPRASVSENGHSSAAEFTGASKAFNERGEHQDASFEARALISKVTEERNSIVEQNRRLQQELELLRRDAGRSRGGVPFIYVVLVGIIGLILGFLLKRT